TTACAAAAACAAATTTCCAGAAAAAAATATCCATTTTATTCCAGTTTTTCATCCAAACGAAACTATAAATTGTAAAACAGGAAAAGGCAATTACATCTTATATCATGGCAATTTGTCGGTCATAGATAATTATGCATCTATCATTTCACTACTAGAAAATGAATTAAAAGACATCGATTTTCCAATTAAAATTGCAGGTAAAAATCCAGACCAATCCTTAATAAATTTTGTCAAAAATAAATCCAATATCCAATTAATTCCAAATCCAACAGATGATGAATTGCAAACACTTATACAAAATGCACAATGTTGTTTAGCTGTTGCTGGTTCGCCAACTGGTGTTAAACTTAAATTGGTCAACACTTTATTTAATGGCAGATTTTGTTTGTCGAACGAAGGTGGTTGTGTTGGCAGCAATCTAGAAAATCAAGTGCTACGCATAGATGAATGTGATACTACAACAATTGAAGCATTGCTACAACAAAACTTTACGCAACAAAATTTGTTAGATAGACAACAAGCATTACTACAATATCATAATTTAGATAATGCACAACAATTAATTAATCATATATTTAATTAACATAAATAAAAAAATATTTTAATTGTAGCGTTTCGTTTGCTTGGAAGTCTTTTTTAGCAATAGTTGCAAATGTTTCGGAAGTGCATTGCGAAGTATGAGCAATAAGCATGAAGAAACAAATTTGTCAACGATTTGCAGCGTGCAACAAAGCAAAATTGCCTTAAAAGACTTCTTGATTTTTGCTCCACTTTGTATCAAGGCAAAGTGGAAAATAAAAACTATTTATAGTTTTTGCTACTTTTGTACCAAGATAAAAGTAGGTAGTAAAAATATTTATTTATCGGTTGGTGTCTTCACCGACCGAAATCTTATGTTAAGGAAATCAAATAATAATATGAATAAGATAATCACTATAACACTCATTTTAATTTTACTTGGATTTATATATTATAAATTTTCAACTAAAAAAGCACCACCAATTCCAATAGACAAAACAAAATTAGAGAAGCAAGATGGTATGTTTATCAACTTAGAAAATTATAGAGGCAAAGTAATGATAGTCAGTTATTTTCAAACATGGTGTGGCGATTGCATTAGAGAACAACCTGAGTTGATGCAATTACAACAAACATTTAGCAAAGAGGAACTTCAAATTTTAATGATAACAGATGAATCTTGGGAAAAAATTAATGCATTCAAAGCCAAACACAATAGTACATTAGATTTTTACAAAAGCGAAAAAGCATTAAAAAGTATTGGCATTCATCGTTTTCCTACCACTTATTTGTTAGATAAAAACGGACAATTAGTAGAAGCAAAAGTAGAAGGCATCGATTGGTACAATGAAACCATGGTAGCAGAAATTAAATCGTTAATCAGTGCAAACTAATGTCCTAGCATTACTAGAAAACTAGTTTTAAGCAATACATCATCATCAGAATAAATAACATAGTACACGCCTGTTCCTAAATTTGCAATTGGTAATGAAATATATTTATCTTGACTCTTAATAGTAATAGCTTGTTCGTATTGTGTACGACCACTAATATCAATAATTCTAATTTGTCCGTTTAAATTTTTAGTAGTATTCGTTTCAATAAACAACTGATTTCTGCCTTCTGCTACCAAATTTTCTATTGCTCTAAAAGTAATATTTTTACTAATATTTTTGATAGTAGCAGTATTGGTTATAAAAACAGAATCCATTCCAACAACTCTATATTTTTCGTTGAATTTATTTTGTGTTAGCTGGTAGTAATTCCAACCAAAATTTGGCATATCATCTACTATAACATAATTTAAAGTGTCAAACAAACCAAACTGTGGCACAAATTCTAACATCAGCTCAAATAAGTCGTTGCTATGTGTTTTCTTCTCTAATTCAAAACTACTGGTTTCGTGTTCGTGAATATTTTTCCAAACTAAATAAACCGAATCGTTACTTAACATAGCATGAAAATCAACTACGCTATCCATTATAAAATACAAAGTATCTGTGTTGGATATTTTGAATGAACCATTTGGTAATGACATTACAACTTGATAAATAGAAGAATCTTTAATTGGTAAAAAATCATCGTAATTATAATTTTGATAAGTCATTCCAACTCTTGAAACATCATCTAACAGTACTAAGTTTTCATGTATTTTGCTTCTATATATATTATAGCTGGTTGCAGTTTCTTGTTTAGCATTCCACTGTAAATTAATTCTGTCGGAAAGCTCATTCACACTAAACTGAAAAATACTGTCTTCTGTATCATCACATAATTTTATAATATTAGTATAAGAAATTTGGTTATTATAATTTACTATTTTTAATCTATAATAAGTACAATTGGTTGTAGC
Above is a genomic segment from Chitinophagales bacterium containing:
- a CDS encoding glycosyltransferase → MTKNIHIICFDVPFPANYGGAMEEFYKIKGLHQLGVNIILHCFTYNDRIEQNELNQYCNKIYYYKRDTSFTNLLSKIPFVVKSRANEALLQNLLQDDYPILFDATHTTYFINHEKLKNRKKIIRLHNIEWIYYNTLFHSEFSIKSLLYFYSEYKKLRNYDAVFEHADILSCLSTTDYDYYKNKFPEKNIHFIPVFHPNETINCKTGKGNYILYHGNLSVIDNYASIISLLENELKDIDFPIKIAGKNPDQSLINFVKNKSNIQLIPNPTDDELQTLIQNAQCCLAVAGSPTGVKLKLVNTLFNGRFCLSNEGGCVGSNLENQVLRIDECDTTTIEALLQQNFTQQNLLDRQQALLQYHNLDNAQQLINHIFN
- a CDS encoding TlpA family protein disulfide reductase — encoded protein: MNKIITITLILILLGFIYYKFSTKKAPPIPIDKTKLEKQDGMFINLENYRGKVMIVSYFQTWCGDCIREQPELMQLQQTFSKEELQILMITDESWEKINAFKAKHNSTLDFYKSEKALKSIGIHRFPTTYLLDKNGQLVEAKVEGIDWYNETMVAEIKSLISAN